A DNA window from Candidatus Hydrogenedentota bacterium contains the following coding sequences:
- a CDS encoding cupin domain-containing protein, protein MFYTHSDKGYREVLPLIRIKTISYGDRTLTVEFRMAAGAKLPNHAHLHEQAGFLAAGRIRLYIGGATFDVRPGDAWTIPGNVEHGADIVEESVAVEVFSPVREDYLPQNA, encoded by the coding sequence ATGTTTTACACGCATTCCGACAAAGGTTACCGAGAGGTTCTTCCTCTGATCCGCATAAAGACCATCTCCTATGGTGACCGCACGCTCACGGTCGAGTTTCGCATGGCTGCCGGCGCCAAACTCCCCAATCACGCCCACCTTCACGAACAGGCCGGGTTTCTCGCGGCGGGGCGCATCCGCCTCTACATCGGCGGCGCCACCTTCGATGTCCGCCCCGGCGATGCCTGGACCATTCCCGGCAACGTCGAGCACGGCGCGGACATTGTCGAGGAATCCGTCGCTGTCGAGGTCTTCTCGCCGGTGCGCGAAGACTATCTGCCCCAGAACGCGTAA